The genomic region CGGCTATAGATCTGGACTCGCTTTGTAGGAATATCAGCAGTAGAGGGGCTAAGGGTAAATAGGGAGTTGATGCCGTAATATTCCAACACGGTAGGTGGTAGGCCTGCTAGCCACAAGCGCCCAGTTTTGCCATCTGGATCCACTTCAGTGATGACTCCATTGCCAGGCATAGAGTCAGGGGGCAGGTGCTTGGCCAATGGCAGCGGGGCTTGACTTTTTTGTCCACCCAAATCGGGATGTTGGGCATCGCCTACAACTTGTTCCACCGTGCCGATCGCTCGACTGAGACTGACTTGCACACTGGTTGCAGGTGTCGCAGACCATAGGTGTTGAGTGAGGGCATAGGTAAACAGGCCAGCGCTGAAGCCACTCCAGCGAGCTTCAAATGCAGGGCTATTGCCAACACGGGGCATTGAACTGTTACTCGTAGCTGTGAGTAAAATGCCAGGAATTTGGCCTGTGGATCGCGCTAGGCTCACCTGGGTTTTGGTCAGGTGGAGTTGTGATCGGAGTTGCTCTTGTAGGGCTAGTTCCGCATAGCAGGGTTGTCCGCTGATGGCATCTAGGCGATCGCGGCGACGCAAAAACGTAGAGACACGAAGCATATCAAAATTATCTCTATCTGAGAGTTTTGCAGCCTCAGACTTGCGGCGCAGGGTATAGCTTGTGTCTAGAATAGTCGTGAGCTGATCCGTAGGCAGCGATCGCAGCAGCAGTAGCAACGTCTCTGCCAGTAAATCACTCAGGCTCTCTACGGGTGCATCCAGCGCATCCACAGGTACTAGGCTGTGTTGCACCGTTGCGCCATCATCACCAGTGAGATTGACTTGACGGCTATAGCCACTGAAGTGGAAAACAACCACATCGCCAGCTTTAGCCTGCGCTGTCAGGTGATTTAGGAATGCATCTGTAATCCCCTGCCATGTTGCCTGTTGATCTGTCAACACAAGCACATCCTGAGGTTGAAACCCGAAGCGGTGCACCAATAGTTCTCGCTGAAGAGCCACATCGGTTAAGCAGCCTTGAAGTGGTTCACACAAACTGCCTTGACAGGGATAGCGATTAATACCGATAAGGAGTGCTAGCTTACGAGATGTTGGGGCTGCTAGCACCTGTTGATAGCGATCGCTCAACTGCCATAGCCCTGTTTCCGTTAGTCCCAGTGCTGCTAATAGCCAACCAGCACGCTGCAAAAATGCTCGCCGCTTCATCCCCAAGTTCCCACTGTCTCTGCTCTCACTGTGCTATGTGCCTGCCAAACCGTTACATGCTTTAACTCCCCACCGCCTTCTATTTTTGCACTCGATTTAACCGTCTGCGCGGGGAATTCCTGGTTTTTGCCCAAGCTGATAGCACTAATTTGTAGTTGATTGCCCATGCCATATCAATGCAATCACGTTGCCCTACAGTTCTATTGTCTATCTCACTGCGCAAGCACTGCAGATTGTCGTATGGTCATAGGCTGCTATAGAGCAGTTTGTCGTCAATCAGCCTTGAGACAAGCTTTGCAGTAGGAATTACCCATCACCAAAATTCTCGTTGGAGGATGGCTGTGCGCGAAGTGGGTGGTCGTGTGGGCACCCGACCAGTTTTGATACAGTGCCACATATGATTGAACAACAACCCCGCGCCGCCTTGGGGATTGCTAGCAAAGTAGCCATGTCCAAGCGGACGATCGTAGACACTGTTAAAGTCTGCACAGTCGATCGCGTAGACGTTATCGGGAGTATTCTCCAGCTTTTCGGGGCCAGTGTGGCCTAACCGTCGCGAGGCAACTGCATTCTTGAGGTTAGCTACCTTACTAGCGCGTAGTGCCAAATCATCGGCTGCATAATACACCACTACATTGCGAGCTGAGTGAGGAATATACTGTCCCTCTTGTCCTGGTTCTAATGCGTGGTTAACGATATCAGCCGCTACCATAAAAATATTGCGAAACAGAAAAGGAATGCCACCTAGCTGATAGTATTGCACTGCCCGTGCTAAGGTGCCGCGCAAGACTCGATTGCCCATAGAGTGAGCCAAGATGTTGATGCGTTTAGTGCAAGGAATTTGTGTAGTACTATTTCGCTCTCGCCAAGCCAAAAATTTCTGAATTAACCGGGCAAAAGCAAATGCGCTAGCATCGGCAGTAATTTGGTCATCAAAGTAGTCTTTCACCATGCCCATGTCATTATCACAGGGCCAAATGATGGGCACTACTAAGACGTAATTAGGAGACTTCTGGTCAAACAACCGCTGTAGTTCCTGCGTCTTGGGAAAAATAGTTGGCTCTGGCAGGTTGGAATAGCCATGCAGGTAAAACAACAGTTCCTGGGTATTGGCATTTTTCAATTCTGTCAATAATGCTTGGGATCCTATTTCTGTGTAGTTATCTTTGCTGTTGCGCCGACAAAAGTAAACAGATTGCTCAGCTTGATTATTGCTAAGGTTAAAGCTGACTGGCCGTGGCAACCTGGGAACCCCATTCTGCATCGGGGTTAGCCCTTCGTTTAAGACGCGATTGGTGATAAACAGCATGGTTTAGTCAAGGTAATTTATCTTGATATATCACGTAGTTGCTTAGAACTAGAATCATGGGCTATTCTTAACCCTATCTTGAGTGAGTACTGCAACGTTTACGAACATCTTTTCCTGTTGATATTCCAAGGTTGTGCGACTCATTTGCACGATCGATGCGCGCTAGGTTGAGGTCATGGTTTTCTAGGGGCGTTTACTACATTGGGTGCAGTCATCATGAATAGAAAGCAAGAGGTTGTTCAGCAAGCTCCACCACACGACGCAGGGTACACCTTGGTGGAGGTGTTGGTCGTTGTGGTTATGATTGGCGTTATGGTAGCGATCGCTGTGCCGGGGTGGGTGGCCTTTCGCAATCGGTTCGCCCTGAGTTCAGCTCAAGTCAAGGTTGCAGCGGTGTTGAAGCGGGCACAAAATGAAGCAAAGTTACTCAAAACTAAGCGTCAAGCTAGCTTTCGAATGCAGGG from Cyanobacteriota bacterium harbors:
- a CDS encoding caspase family protein, whose translation is MKRRAFLQRAGWLLAALGLTETGLWQLSDRYQQVLAAPTSRKLALLIGINRYPCQGSLCEPLQGCLTDVALQRELLVHRFGFQPQDVLVLTDQQATWQGITDAFLNHLTAQAKAGDVVVFHFSGYSRQVNLTGDDGATVQHSLVPVDALDAPVESLSDLLAETLLLLLRSLPTDQLTTILDTSYTLRRKSEAAKLSDRDNFDMLRVSTFLRRRDRLDAISGQPCYAELALQEQLRSQLHLTKTQVSLARSTGQIPGILLTATSNSSMPRVGNSPAFEARWSGFSAGLFTYALTQHLWSATPATSVQVSLSRAIGTVEQVVGDAQHPDLGGQKSQAPLPLAKHLPPDSMPGNGVITEVDPDGKTGRLWLAGLPPTVLEYYGINSLFTLSPSTADIPTKRVQIYSRDGLTARVRLVEPVSSATPSAGQPDNPSVLMPGQRVQEAVRLLPRDVGLTIALDPNLERIERVDATSALGTIPYVKVAVGDQSADYLFGKVSVPNRYGLLTIGQELLPGTVGEGGEAIKQAVHRVAPYLQRLLAAKLLRLTANEASSTLPVRIALELAQPDEKVVVYHETSTVRTLGLPPLSPTGATPSATLVGIPTIPVGSRIRYRVQNASDRTLYLMIMGTDSNGSIIALYTGSSSTVPEVKPSLQPIVLSPSETLVVPQPSSSAEWIVREPAGLAEFHLFLSVRPFAQTLATLETSTRLIGSSQRISSPENPVEVARALLQDLQAASLSLETTLSPPSDTLALNVNAWATLSVVYQVV
- a CDS encoding alpha/beta hydrolase, producing the protein MLFITNRVLNEGLTPMQNGVPRLPRPVSFNLSNNQAEQSVYFCRRNSKDNYTEIGSQALLTELKNANTQELLFYLHGYSNLPEPTIFPKTQELQRLFDQKSPNYVLVVPIIWPCDNDMGMVKDYFDDQITADASAFAFARLIQKFLAWRERNSTTQIPCTKRINILAHSMGNRVLRGTLARAVQYYQLGGIPFLFRNIFMVAADIVNHALEPGQEGQYIPHSARNVVVYYAADDLALRASKVANLKNAVASRRLGHTGPEKLENTPDNVYAIDCADFNSVYDRPLGHGYFASNPQGGAGLLFNHMWHCIKTGRVPTRPPTSRTAILQREFW